The bacterium genome includes the window CCCCACCGGCGATCGAAGTGCAGCACGTGCGAGGCGGCTGTGAGATTGAGGCCCAGACCGCCAGCCTTGAGGGACAGCACGAAGAAGGGCACGGCCTCGTCCTCCTGGAATCGCCGCACCAGGTCCCGCCGCTTCGCCACCGCGGTCTCGCCGTGCAGCACCAGCCCGGGCCGGCCGAAGACATCGCCCAGAAAGGACGCCAGCGGCGCGGTCACCTCGCGAAACTGCGTGAAGACGAGCGCCTTCTCCTGCCTGGCGGCGATCACCTCGGTCAATTCGCGCAGGCGGGACCACTTGCCGCTGTCCGCCTCCGCCCAGGTGCCGTCGCCCAGCCACTGCGAGGGATGGTTGCAGATCTGCCTGAGCCGCATCAGCGAAGCGAGCACCAAGCCCTTGCGCTCGATCCCCGCCTCGGCGCTCACGAGCTTCGCGGCCAGCTCCCTCACCGCCTGCTCGTAGAGCGCTGCCTGCCTGCGGCTGAGCGGGCAGTAGGTCTTGAGCTCGGTCTTGTCGGGCAAGTCTGCGATGATGGCCTTGTCGGTCTTGAGCCGGCGCAGGATATAGGGCCGCACCAGCTCGCGCAGGGGGCCATAGGCATTGTGGCTGCGCTCGTCGAGGCGGCGAGCGTAGACGCTGAACTCCTTGCTTGAGCCGAGCAAGCCCGGGTTGATGAAATCGAAGAGGGACCACAGGTCGCCAAGCCGGTTTTCGATCGGCGTTCCTGTCAGAGCGATCCGCGCCTGCGCCTGGAGCTGCTTGACGGCCCGCGTCTGCTTGGCGCCCGGGTTTTTGATCGCCTGCGCCTCATCGAGGATCGCCAGGCGCCAGGGTGTGGCCGTCAGCCAGGGAACGCGCAGGAGCGTGCCGTAGCTCGTGATCACCAAATCGACTCCCGCGAGCCGCCGGCGGGGCAGGGTCCTTAGTTCCTCCGCCGGCATGAACGAGGGATGGGCGACGAGGGCCTTGAGTCCGGGCGTGAAACGCTCGATTTCGGACACCCAGTTGGCGAGTAGAGAGGCCGGCGCTACCAGCACGTTCGGCCGCTTTCGTCCGCTCTCGCTCCGCCGCAGCGCCAGCAGCAGGGCGAGCACCTGGACGGTCTTGCCGAGGCCCATGTCGTCGGCGAGACAGGCGCCCAGGCGGAGCCGGGCCAGCAGGTACAGCCAGCGCAGGCCGACCGACTGGTAGGGCCGCAGCGTGCCGTGCAGCTCGCGACCCGGTTCGAGCGCCGCCAGTGCCTCGGGCGCACGCAGGCCCCTCAGCGTTTCCGCGAGCCAAGGTCCGGCGACAACCCGCGACCACTCGCGATCGTCGTCGTCCGCCGCCTTTCCTCCCAAGTCCGTGCCCGCGAGCAAGCGCATCGCCTCGGCGAAGGAGAGGCCGCCCGCCCGCGCGAGCCGCGCGGCCGCCTGGAAGCGGTCCATCATCGCCGCGAGGCGCTCGCGGTCGATCTCGACCCACTGGCCGCGGAGGAGGGCGAGGCCGTCCGCCCCGGCCAGGATCGCCTTGACTTCGGCCGCGCTCAGCTTGCGGCCATCGAGCGTCAGCTCCATGCTGAAGTCGAGCAGGGCATCGGCGCCCAGCAGAGAAGGGGCCTTCGCGCCCACCGTGGCCGTTACCTGCGGCCGCGGCGGCCGTCCCGCCCGCCAGCCAGCGGGCATGCGCACGATGATCCCGGCGCGTTCGAGCATCTCAGTAGCGGTGAGAAGTCGGAAAGCCTCCGCGGACGACCAGCGCAGGGGGTGGTAGAGCTCCCCGCTGTCGACCATCGTCTTGAGCCAGTCGCATTGCGCGGCTGCGCGCTGCACCGGCAAGAGCAGCGAGAGCAGCTTGTCCCGGTTGCGGGTGCCGGCGTACTCGCGCAAGGCATCACCGAGGGGAAGGTGCTGGGCCTTGCCCTGCGCCGTCAGGCGATGGGTGTAGGTCGCGAGGAAGGCGAATGGGGCCAGCGAATCCGGGCGATTCTCGGCAAGGTGAAAATGCACCCGTCCGACCCGGTGCCACTCGGGGCTCAGGCGAGCGAGGAAGTCCGCCAGCGGGACCTTCGCTGCCGCCAGTTCGGCGGTGAAGGCTTCGCCGAGTGCCGTCCAGAGCGTGCCCAGGACCTCGGCGCTCAGGTACTCGGCGCCCTGCATCGGCGGTGCCGCGGCGGCCAGCGTAGCGAGCTCCGCCGCCGGTGGGGGCGCCACCGCCGGCCGGCCTTCGTCGAGTGCGGGACTCGTGCACAGGGCGGTGACGAAGCGGCCAGCGAACTCGCGCCAGTAGCCGAAGGCCGGAGGCATGGGCTGGCCAAGCTCCGCGGCGCCCAGTCGCAGGAGTCCGTGCCCACTGCTGCGCGCGAAGGCGGCGCTGAGGCGCGCAGCGAGCGCGGGCTCCAGCGCCACGTCGCCCGTTGCCGCGAGCAGGAGCCGCCCCTGCGGTGTCAGGTATGGGGTCAGCGGTAGGGGTCGCTCATCCTTCTCT containing:
- a CDS encoding DEAD/DEAH box helicase, encoding MTPYLTPQGRLLLAATGDVALEPALAARLSAAFARSSGHGLLRLGAAELGQPMPPAFGYWREFAGRFVTALCTSPALDEGRPAVAPPPAAELATLAAAAPPMQGAEYLSAEVLGTLWTALGEAFTAELAAAKVPLADFLARLSPEWHRVGRVHFHLAENRPDSLAPFAFLATYTHRLTAQGKAQHLPLGDALREYAGTRNRDKLLSLLLPVQRAAAQCDWLKTMVDSGELYHPLRWSSAEAFRLLTATEMLERAGIIVRMPAGWRAGRPPRPQVTATVGAKAPSLLGADALLDFSMELTLDGRKLSAAEVKAILAGADGLALLRGQWVEIDRERLAAMMDRFQAAARLARAGGLSFAEAMRLLAGTDLGGKAADDDDREWSRVVAGPWLAETLRGLRAPEALAALEPGRELHGTLRPYQSVGLRWLYLLARLRLGACLADDMGLGKTVQVLALLLALRRSESGRKRPNVLVAPASLLANWVSEIERFTPGLKALVAHPSFMPAEELRTLPRRRLAGVDLVITSYGTLLRVPWLTATPWRLAILDEAQAIKNPGAKQTRAVKQLQAQARIALTGTPIENRLGDLWSLFDFINPGLLGSSKEFSVYARRLDERSHNAYGPLRELVRPYILRRLKTDKAIIADLPDKTELKTYCPLSRRQAALYEQAVRELAAKLVSAEAGIERKGLVLASLMRLRQICNHPSQWLGDGTWAEADSGKWSRLRELTEVIAARQEKALVFTQFREVTAPLASFLGDVFGRPGLVLHGETAVAKRRDLVRRFQEDEAVPFFVLSLKAGGLGLNLTAASHVLHFDRRWG